Within the uncultured Draconibacterium sp. genome, the region TAAACTTTAACTGTTTTATTCCCCGATTTTATGAAAGTGTATTCCGGGTGATCGTTATTTTCTACCGGATGTTGTGTTGGCGCCGGAGCCTGGTTATTCTGGTCTTTTAAAAAGCGCGCATAAACCTTTTCGGTGGCTTTTACAAAACGCTCAAAAGGAATGGGTTTTAACAGGTAATCAACCACATCCAGCTCGTAAGCTTTCAGTGCATATTCATCGAAAGCAGTGGTTAAAATTACGTATGGCGGATCTTTTAAGGTTTCCAGCAACTGGATGCCCGTAAATTCATCCATTTGAATATCGAGAAAAATAAGGTCGACTTTGTTTTCGCGCAAAAATGAAAAGGTTGACAGAGCATTATCGAAAGTGCCTAAAAGATTGAGGTAATCAATTTTTTCAGCAAAACGTTCAATCTTTTTTAGTGCTAAAAGTTCGTCGTCAACAGCTATGCAATTCATTTTCATAAAATACGCGTTTTTCTTTTATACCGGCACTTTTATATGCACATCAAATTTATCCATATCCTTTTTAATATCAAAAGTAAAATTGCTGCCATAAAGGAGTTTTAGGCGCTTTTCAACATTTTTTAGTCCCGTTCCGGTGCCACTGTCGGGCAACTTAAAATTGTTGCGTTTTACAGAGTTTGATGTGCGCAGTTCAATACAATCGGTATCAATGGAAAAGTTAATTTTTACACCGGGAGTTTCCGATTGTTTATTGCAATGTTTTACGGCGTTTTCAATAATTGGAATAAACAAAAGTGGTGGCACAAACTGCGAGTTTGGTGCTCCTTTTTGTTCAAATTCTAAAAATTTGGGATCGGCAAAGCTAAGTTTCGCCAACTCCAGGTAATCTTGAATATAACTAAGTTCCTTATCCAGTTTTACCATTTCGTGCGTTGATTCCTGCAGCATGTAACGCATAATCTTCGACAGCAGAACAATAGCATTTGATGCTTTTTCTTTGTCCTCGTATATAAGTGCATCGATATTATTCAGCACATTAAACAGAAAATGTGGATTAACCTGCGAGCGTAAAATTCCCAACTCCGACTGAATGGTTTTGCGCTCCAGTTCCGACTGTGTTAACTGAATATTGTACGAGTAGCTGAACAACTTAAATGCTGTGGCTGTACCAATAATCATAAAATTATTGAGCAATGCTGAAAACATTTCGGCGCTAAACGGTCGGCGTACCACCCAAAATCCCAGTAGGGGTTGAATGTTCAGCTTTATATAATTCGAGATAGCAATGTTTAGTGCAATGATTACGGCGGTGCCAAGAATGAAAATCCCAAAACGCCGCTTTTGAAATACAAAACGCGGAATGAGGTATTCGATAACAATGTAAACGCCGATAATGTCGATGGGAATGTAAATGATATTTATAAACGCTTCGATTACAAATCCATACGATAATAGGTACGGAATGGTATAAAACGTAAATATAAATATCCAGAATAGTATGTGGTTAAGAACCCTGTACTTAAAGATTTTCATTGTAACGTTAAATGCATTTACACTACAATGGTAAACCATTTATTTGAATAATCCATTGATTTTCTGCCAATAAGCCAATAAATTCGTCTAGCTTGACTGCTTTAAAAGAATTCGAATTATGCAGATTGTAATATGCTTTTTGCAGATGATTTTGTGTCGTTCACAGATCCATAATGATATCGGTCTCTCATGGAAATTCTACTGGAGTGAAGTAACTAGGTAGAAGAAACGCACTTTTTGCCTTTTCAGGCGAAATCTACTCTTTGGCTTAGCCCAAAGAGTAGACAGAAAACCCAAGGCTGCGCCTGCTTCCCTCGGAAAAGCTACGCGGTGCCGACTAAAATTCCTGAAACTCGTCGTACCTCCTCAAACAACAGTAATTTCTTAACGCTGTCACCACTTGTTTTCCGGTTCACCGGCCGAGGCCAAACTCCGATGTAGCTGAGGTTGCATTAGTGGATCGGCCTCTTTTGGGCTTTGCTTCAAGGCAAAGATGAAGGCCGCCGGCCGGCAGAAATTTTAGTGAATTCTAATTTATAGAATTCACCAGATTTTTTGTTATTCAGAAAAGTGTTTGATAGTTCAAAAAAAGTTATAATTATAGAATGTGGCGCCTTAAATGGCGACACTGGTTTCCTCGTTTTCCGAACGGGCTACAGTAACAGCTCCGCAACTGTCGCTCCAAACATTTACTGCAGTGCGTAACATATCCAGAATCCGGTCAACAGCTAAAATAAGCCCGATTCCTTCAAGTGGTAATCCAACGGCAGTCAAAACAACAGTAATCATCACCAGTCCGGCCATTGGTATTCCGGCAGCACCAATCGATGCCAGCAATGCCGTAACTACAACAAATACCTGCTGTGTAAACGACAAATCAACGCCGTAAGCCTGAGCTATAAACATGGCAGCCATACATTCGTAAAGTGCAGTTCCATCCATATTTATGGTAGCTCCCAAAGGCAAGGTAAAACTTGTAATTTTATTTGATACACCGCTATTGTGTTCCAGCGCTTCCATGGTTAATGGCAGCGTTGCACTCGACGATGATGTTGAAAATGCGGTAAGCAGGGGAGTGACCATATTTTTTAAGTGCGCGTACGGTTTTGCCTTCCCGATAAAACGAACAATTAAAGGTAGAATGATGAGCGCGTGAATCAAAAGACCAACAATTACGCACAAACTGTAAATAGCCAGACTTCCGGCAATGTTGGCCAGCTGCTCTGAATTGCGGGCTACTTCTCCGGCAACGATTCCAAAAATACCGAGCGGCGTAAATTTGATGATGAACAGTGTTACTTTCATCATCACCTCAAAAATGGCGTCGAAAAATGTTTTTAAAGAGTTCTTATAAGGTTCGTCAACTTTCGTAATGAAATAGCCAAAAACAATGGCAAAAAAGATCACCGACAAAATGGTTCCTTGTGCCATGGCATCAACAATATTATCCGGAACAAGGCGATAAAGAATATCTTTTACCGAACCTGCTTTTTCGGCAAGTCCTTCTACCGATTGGGTAAAACCAAGCTCAACACCCACGCCGGGTTTTACCAGGTTTACGATAAATAATCCGGTTAAAATGGCCAACGTACTTGTTCCCAGGTAATAAAGCAATGTTTTAAAACCCAGCCTTCCAAGGTTGCTGCCTTCGCCCATGCTGGTAACTCCGCTGATGATCGAACTCAGGATAAGAGGAATGATCACCATTTTTAATGCGCGAAGAAAAATATCACCCATCCACGAGGTGTATTCTGTTGCGTTTGGTGCAAGATAGCCAAACAATACAGCCAGTACCAGTGCGATAAGAATTTGCCAGTGTAATTTTATTTTAAGAATCTTCATACCCTTTTTATTGCCTTTTTATGGATTGAAAAACCAAATCGTTCTACACAGAACCGATTTTGCTTTTCGTGATGGTTTTTATTTTGATGCCGGTTTAATTTAGGAGTCGCTAATTTATTCTTTTTCCCCGATGTAGCAAACAAAACTGACGAATAGCCATTGCAGAAATGTAAAAATGTTAGGTTTTAAGCTGTTTTGTAGAAATTGATAAAATCAAAAACTGAAAAAGATCAGGTTTTTAATGCCTCTGGTCATCGGAGAGCAGGCTGTTAAATAGTGCCTGCCAGAAAACTCAGCAATTTCTTTATCTTTGATAAGAAAGCGTCAAAGGCAAGGCTTTCGAAGGTTTGGAAATCAGGGAGTTTACTTCGGTAGTCGACCGTTTTCAAACCGAGAGTAACGCAGCATTTGGCGTTTTCTTGCAAAGACTAAATATTTGTTTTTTTCTTTCAATAGTCCTAACTTTTCTAAGCTAAACAGCTAGGTTCCGTTTTTAACTGTTTGGCATTTATTTTTAAATGAATTTCCAAATTAAAAATTATCGTATGAAAAAATTAGTTGCTGAATTTTTCGGAACCATGTGGTTGGTTCTCGGAGGTTGTGGGAGCGCTGTGCTTGCAGCTGCCTTTCCTGAGTTGGGAATCGGGTTTGCAGGTGTGGCCCTGGCTTTCGGTTTAACCGTTTTAACCATGGTTTATGCAATTGGGCATATTTCCGGTTGTCATTTAAATCCTGCTGTTTCGGTAGGTTTATGGATTGGCGGCCGTTTTGATGCCAAAGAGCTTATACCTTACATTGTTGCGCAGGTGCTGGGAGGTATTGCCGGTGCTGCTGTGCTTTATATTATTGCCACAGGTAAGGCCGGTGCCGAAATCGGAACTTTTGCTTCCAACGGTTATGGTGCCTACTCGCCGGGAGGTTATGGAATGGTAGCTGCGCTGGTTTGCGAAGTGGTGATGACCTTTTTCTTTTTGATCGTTATTTTGGGAGCTACACATTCAAAAGCACCCAAATATCTGGCAGGTGTTGCTATTGGGTTGTGTTTAACTTTAATTCACCTCATTAGTATTCCGGTTACCAATACTTCGGTAAATCCGGCACGTAGTACCAGTCAGGCACTTTTTACCGGTAACGCCGAGTTGATAGGACAGTTATGGCTGTTTTGGGTTGCACCGATTATTGGTGCGATTTTGGCAGGTATCGTTTATAAATACCTTTCTCCTGAAGAAGAATAATCAGGCTGAGATATAAGAAAAGAGCCATCCGTCAGCTAACGGATGGCTCTTTTTTTATTCTATTGATTTGTATGCTCAGAGATCAGATCAAAAACTGAAAGAGATCAGCTTTTTCATTCAGGTATTCGTAAATGAACCCATTTTCATCCATGCGTTTAACAAGTCCATTAAAATCTTCCGGATTTTGAACTTCTATTCCGATCACGGCAGGACCTTTCTCGCGATTAGTTTTTTTCGAGTATTCAAAATGGGTAACATCGTCGGTGGGACCAAGTACCACATCAACAAAAGTACGCAGAGCACCGGCACGTTGAGGGAAACGTACAATAAAATAATGCTTCAGTCCTTCGTAGAGCAGCGAACGCTCCTTTATCTCTTCGGTGCGGGTAATATCGTTATTGCTTCCGCTAACAATACAAACTACGTTTTTCCCTTTAACTTCCTCGCGGTAAAAATCAAGAGCTGCAATCGACAGTGCTCCGGCCGGCTCTATAACAATGGCGTCGCGGTTGTACAGTTCCAGTATTTTAGTACAAATTTTACCTTCCGGCACCGATTGATATTCATCAACCACCTTTTTGCATATTTCGAAAGTGATGTCGCCAACGCGCTGAACAGCAGCACCGTCAACAAACTTGTCTATTTTTTCAAGTTTAATCACATGGTCGGCTTCCAGTGACTTTTGCATCGATGGTGCACCGGCTGGTTCTACCCCGATAATCTTTGTATTCGGGCTGATCTGTTTTATACAGGCTCCAACTCCGGCTGCTAAACCTCCACCTCCGATGGGAACAAACAAATAGTCGATCGTTTCGGTGGAGTCCTGTAAAATCTCCAGACCAACGGTTGCTTGCCCTTCAATAATTTGCGGATCGTCGAACGGATGAATAAATGACATGCCTGTTTTCTGGCAGTCTTCCAAAGCTGCTCGGTGGGCATCATCGTAAGTATCGCCGGTAATAATCACCTCAACGTGCGTTTTCCCAAACATTTTTACCTGTTTGATTTTTTGCTTAGGTGTTGTTGTGGGCATGTAAATCTTGCCTTCAATTCCTAAAAGTCGGCACGAGTAAGCAACGCCTTGCGCATGGTTTCCGGCACTGGCGCAAACCACTCCTTTTTCGCGCTCGGCATCCGTAAGTTGCGCTATTTTATTGTAGGCTCCACGTATTTTGTAGCTACGAACGATCTGCAGATCTTCGCGTTTTAAAAATACGTTGGCTTCGAATTCTTCCGATAAATTCAGGTTTTTCTGAAGTGGTGTGTGCAATACAATTTCGCACAGGTTGTGCTTTGCTGTAGTTATATCTTGTAATTGAGGAAAATATTTTGAATCGCTCATTGTGCAGTTTTTTTGCAAAGATATATGGGACACCGCTAAAAGCAAGCTCGCTGATTAGATTTTATGACTTTTGACAGAAGATTATTACGCCTATGATTGCAGCCATAACAGATACGAGAAAAACTGCTGCTGCAGAAATATCTTTTATAATTTTGATCTTTATATCTTTCTCCGGACAAACAATATCACAAATACGCTCAATAGCTGAATTGAAAGCTTCAGCCCCCAGTACAATTCCAACACAAATGATAATAAGCAACCATTTGGTTCTGGTAATTTCGACGAGCCTGGCCAAGGAAATCACAGTAATACCCACAAAAATGTGAATTCGAAAATTTATTTCTTTTTTCCACAAATGCCGAATTCCGTTAAATGCATGTTTAAAGCTGAGCATTCGGTTTTCTATAAAAACATTTTTCATGGCTAATAATTTTTTGAATATCCTCCCAAAACATTCCGGGAGGACATTGTCGATTCTTATTCTTTATACCAGTTTACTTTCCGGGTAGAGTACATTAAAGCAGCCAGGAGTACGAATAATCCGATACTGCCGGTTAGAAGTGCAAACGATTCAAGTTGTAAAAGGATAAAAATGAAAAGATAACACCCTGCCAGGCTCAGACTGGTTCCCAGCTGGTTTTTAAGTTTTGGCATAAAACTTCGGGTGTAAAAGAACACCAGTATAATTACTGCCAAAGCTGCAGCCAGGTAAGCCAGATTGAATCCAAGGTGTTCGGAAATTGAAAGCAACAGTAAATAAAAAATGCTGATTGCCGAACCTACCATAATATACTGAAACGGGTGAATGCGCTGTTTCGATAGCACTTCGAACATAAAGAAAACCACAAAAGTGATGATAATTATGAGGATGGCGTATTTGGCACTACGTATGTTTTTCTGGTAATGGTCGGCGAGGCTCACCATTTCTACACCGAATTTTGAGTTTTCAATGTCGTTTTGGTTTAGAGAGTTGTTGGTGCTTATCCATTGTTGTGGATAATTTCGGTTAAAATGCAAAACACTCCAGTCAGCCTGAAAACCTTTGTCGTCCACATTTCGGTCGGCAGGCAGGTAGTTGCCAGTAAAGCCCGGATCGTTCCAGCTCGATTCCAGATGAACAGTGGTTTGCTCGCCCAGCGGAGTGAACATCAGGTTTTGGCTGCCTTTTAACTGCAGCTTAATCGAGAATGCTCCATTCAGATCGTTGGCATAAAGATCTTTCAGCGGAATTGAAACACCACTGTGCCCGATAGGGGATGAGACTTTGCCGGGCGAAAATGTGTGGGATTTGTCGTTCCAACTTAGTTCCAGTCCTTTGTTTATTCCCCTTAGGTCGCTAATCGATAATTGTAACTGGGCATCGTCCCAAATCATATCCGAAGATTCGATGTTCAGTTTTTCGAGGTCAACGTCCTTAAAATTACCGGTTATCGAAAGTTCGGCCTCGTACACATCAACATTGTAAATGCTGCGACTTAATTGTTTAGGCAGTAGTGTTCCGTTAACCGATAATTCTTTTGGCAGGAAAGTGGCGTAACGCGTTACTTCGTTGTATGTGTCTTCCTCCTCATTGTAAATTTTCTTTTTAAAAGGAACAAATAGCACAGGTCCGCTGATGAGCTGCTCGTTCGACCATTTGCTCATCACTTCGTTTACAACCTGCACCGAATTAAGCTGGCGCTCGCCAATCAGATCCAGTATCATTACTTTGGGTATCAGCAGAATTAGGATAAGCATCCCGATCACTAACAGTTTGAACGACAATGTCCGGTGGAAGCTAATTCCCAGGCGGTCTAAAATGTTTTCTTGTTTTTCCATGATTTAATTGTTTTAAAAGTACTTTGAAATACAAAGTAAATGGGTAAAAAAATTATTTATTCAGTATATTTTGATTGTTTATTAAATCTTCCAATGCTTTTAAATGCTGTTCAAAAGCCTTGCTGCCACTCGTAGTAACGGCGTAAGTAGTGTTGGGTTTTTTGCCAACAAAAGTTTTGTTCACCGAAATGAATTTTTCCTTTTCCAACGCTTTAATGTGGCTGGCCAGGTTGCCATCGGTTAATTCGAGCAGGTCTTTCAGTTCGTTAAAACTCAAGCGCGAATTCACCATTAAAGCCGCCATAACGCCCAGCCTCACTTTGTTTTCAAAGGCCTTATTCAGATTTTGAATCGGATTCTTCACGCTTCTGAATTTTTGTGTTCACGATTTAAGAACATCAAGCCGTAAATAATGTGAACAATACCAAAACCAATGGCCCAGAAATATAGTCCGAAACCCGGAAATATTGCCGCCAGTAATCCTAAAACGATCTCCACCAGGCCGAGGCTTAAAATTTCGGGACGTGTATATTTAGCAGCATTCACTAAAGCAAGTCCGTAAAAAATTAGGAAGCACGGACTAATAACACCGTAATAACCGCGTAATGCAAGTACCGTAGTTAATATTCCTCCCGTTGCCAAAGGAATAAGCAGGTTGGTTAACAACAATTTTGAGCCTGGTCCCCAAATAGGTTTTTGCTCCTTTTTCGCCTGTTTAACCGTTAAAACATAAATGGTGAAAAGCGACAGTATTAGTACAGTAATACCGATAACAAAAATGGAGGTGAGTACTTCGTTTAAGTTTTCTTGTGGTATGGAGTAGGGAAACTGATGTACGACACGGTTGGCAAAATAGGCGCCGATAAGGGCATAAATGCCCACCAAAATACCTGATAGCCCGCTAAGTGACAGGAAGCGGCTTGAGCGCTCCATAATGTTGCGGATGTCTTTTAATTCGCTTAACAGCTTTTCTGATTCATTCATTTTAAAAGTACTTTGAAATACAAAGTAAGTGAATATTTTTCATAAATGAAATAGTCGAAGCATTTTTATCTAAAATATTTTGAAAAGTTGGGGAGCGTATTGATTGATATTAGTTTGACACATTTTTTTGCAAAATGACTGCTTGCATACTTAACAAAATATTTTAACTTCGTTGGCACTTTAAACCTTCAATAGAAAAGAAATGAAACATTTAACGCGCGCTTTCGACGGCCAAAATCAATGGTGGAAATATTTAGTAGTAATTCTTGTGGCATGGCTTGTCGGGCAAATAGTTGGTGGAATTCCACTTATTATTGTAATGGGGGTGTCAATTGCCAGAAATGGGGGGGAGTTTACGCCAGCGGAAAACC harbors:
- a CDS encoding histidine kinase — translated: MKIFKYRVLNHILFWIFIFTFYTIPYLLSYGFVIEAFINIIYIPIDIIGVYIVIEYLIPRFVFQKRRFGIFILGTAVIIALNIAISNYIKLNIQPLLGFWVVRRPFSAEMFSALLNNFMIIGTATAFKLFSYSYNIQLTQSELERKTIQSELGILRSQVNPHFLFNVLNNIDALIYEDKEKASNAIVLLSKIMRYMLQESTHEMVKLDKELSYIQDYLELAKLSFADPKFLEFEQKGAPNSQFVPPLLFIPIIENAVKHCNKQSETPGVKINFSIDTDCIELRTSNSVKRNNFKLPDSGTGTGLKNVEKRLKLLYGSNFTFDIKKDMDKFDVHIKVPV
- a CDS encoding transcriptional regulator, with translation MKNPIQNLNKAFENKVRLGVMAALMVNSRLSFNELKDLLELTDGNLASHIKALEKEKFISVNKTFVGKKPNTTYAVTTSGSKAFEQHLKALEDLINNQNILNK
- a CDS encoding diacylglycerol kinase family protein, with the translated sequence MKNVFIENRMLSFKHAFNGIRHLWKKEINFRIHIFVGITVISLARLVEITRTKWLLIIICVGIVLGAEAFNSAIERICDIVCPEKDIKIKIIKDISAAAVFLVSVMAAIIGVIIFCQKS
- the aqpZ gene encoding aquaporin Z, which translates into the protein MKKLVAEFFGTMWLVLGGCGSAVLAAAFPELGIGFAGVALAFGLTVLTMVYAIGHISGCHLNPAVSVGLWIGGRFDAKELIPYIVAQVLGGIAGAAVLYIIATGKAGAEIGTFASNGYGAYSPGGYGMVAALVCEVVMTFFFLIVILGATHSKAPKYLAGVAIGLCLTLIHLISIPVTNTSVNPARSTSQALFTGNAELIGQLWLFWVAPIIGAILAGIVYKYLSPEEE
- the ilvA gene encoding threonine ammonia-lyase; the protein is MSDSKYFPQLQDITTAKHNLCEIVLHTPLQKNLNLSEEFEANVFLKREDLQIVRSYKIRGAYNKIAQLTDAEREKGVVCASAGNHAQGVAYSCRLLGIEGKIYMPTTTPKQKIKQVKMFGKTHVEVIITGDTYDDAHRAALEDCQKTGMSFIHPFDDPQIIEGQATVGLEILQDSTETIDYLFVPIGGGGLAAGVGACIKQISPNTKIIGVEPAGAPSMQKSLEADHVIKLEKIDKFVDGAAVQRVGDITFEICKKVVDEYQSVPEGKICTKILELYNRDAIVIEPAGALSIAALDFYREEVKGKNVVCIVSGSNNDITRTEEIKERSLLYEGLKHYFIVRFPQRAGALRTFVDVVLGPTDDVTHFEYSKKTNREKGPAVIGIEVQNPEDFNGLVKRMDENGFIYEYLNEKADLFQFLI
- a CDS encoding dicarboxylate/amino acid:cation symporter, encoding MKILKIKLHWQILIALVLAVLFGYLAPNATEYTSWMGDIFLRALKMVIIPLILSSIISGVTSMGEGSNLGRLGFKTLLYYLGTSTLAILTGLFIVNLVKPGVGVELGFTQSVEGLAEKAGSVKDILYRLVPDNIVDAMAQGTILSVIFFAIVFGYFITKVDEPYKNSLKTFFDAIFEVMMKVTLFIIKFTPLGIFGIVAGEVARNSEQLANIAGSLAIYSLCVIVGLLIHALIILPLIVRFIGKAKPYAHLKNMVTPLLTAFSTSSSSATLPLTMEALEHNSGVSNKITSFTLPLGATINMDGTALYECMAAMFIAQAYGVDLSFTQQVFVVVTALLASIGAAGIPMAGLVMITVVLTAVGLPLEGIGLILAVDRILDMLRTAVNVWSDSCGAVTVARSENEETSVAI
- the creD gene encoding cell envelope integrity protein CreD; this translates as MEKQENILDRLGISFHRTLSFKLLVIGMLILILLIPKVMILDLIGERQLNSVQVVNEVMSKWSNEQLISGPVLFVPFKKKIYNEEEDTYNEVTRYATFLPKELSVNGTLLPKQLSRSIYNVDVYEAELSITGNFKDVDLEKLNIESSDMIWDDAQLQLSISDLRGINKGLELSWNDKSHTFSPGKVSSPIGHSGVSIPLKDLYANDLNGAFSIKLQLKGSQNLMFTPLGEQTTVHLESSWNDPGFTGNYLPADRNVDDKGFQADWSVLHFNRNYPQQWISTNNSLNQNDIENSKFGVEMVSLADHYQKNIRSAKYAILIIIITFVVFFMFEVLSKQRIHPFQYIMVGSAISIFYLLLLSISEHLGFNLAYLAAALAVIILVFFYTRSFMPKLKNQLGTSLSLAGCYLFIFILLQLESFALLTGSIGLFVLLAALMYSTRKVNWYKE
- a CDS encoding LytTR family DNA-binding domain-containing protein, which encodes MKMNCIAVDDELLALKKIERFAEKIDYLNLLGTFDNALSTFSFLRENKVDLIFLDIQMDEFTGIQLLETLKDPPYVILTTAFDEYALKAYELDVVDYLLKPIPFERFVKATEKVYARFLKDQNNQAPAPTQHPVENNDHPEYTFIKSGNKTVKVYFDKILYIEGQRDYLQIHTKDSRIMTLLNFKKMQELLDDQKFIRVHKSYIISIDKIDYIENNTIKIKDKLIPVSSTYKIAFQNLLQKKNFL